One Entomomonas asaccharolytica DNA segment encodes these proteins:
- a CDS encoding type I restriction-modification system subunit M, which produces MSEEQLRILQQQLWAIANTLRGKMNADEFRNYILGFIFYKYLSEKMQHQADELLAGDNIKYVDIDTTTQQGKEYTQAIHHELADTLGYFLAPNELFHRLAKRCKDDPQAEDQGFILEDLGIILNNIEKSTQNSDSADDFDNLFEDLDLTSTKLGRTVEDKNSLVSKIFIHLDDINFDLTNTDNDVLGDAYEYLIGQFASDAGKKAGEFYTPQAVSTLLAKIVTLDNKTLKNVYDPTCGSGSLLLRVKREAKSVDHIYGQELNRTTYNLARMNMILHDVHYSNFDIRQEDTLEKPQHLDKKFQAIVANPPFSAHWSANPLHMNDNRFGRYGKLAPRTKADMAFVQHMYYQLAEDGTMAVILPHGILFRGAAEGHIRQYLIAQLNCIDAVIGLPANIFFGTSIPTCVLVVKKCRKQADNILFIDASQEFEKAKTQNKLRLQDINKIIEAYKARKDQAKYSYVASLQEIKDNDYNLNIPRYVDTFEEEAPIDINTIAKQLSEVEQQAKQTDLQLAGFCDELGILPPFSVGSSN; this is translated from the coding sequence ATGTCAGAAGAACAGCTACGCATACTCCAACAACAACTATGGGCTATTGCCAATACCCTTAGAGGTAAAATGAATGCGGATGAGTTTAGAAACTACATTCTAGGCTTTATCTTCTACAAATATTTATCCGAAAAAATGCAGCATCAGGCTGATGAGTTACTAGCAGGAGATAATATAAAGTATGTGGATATAGACACTACCACACAACAAGGCAAAGAATATACACAAGCCATTCACCATGAATTAGCGGATACACTAGGCTACTTTTTAGCCCCTAATGAGTTATTCCACCGTTTAGCAAAACGTTGTAAAGACGATCCTCAAGCAGAAGATCAAGGCTTTATATTAGAAGATTTAGGTATTATTCTAAATAATATCGAAAAAAGTACCCAAAATAGTGATAGTGCCGATGATTTTGACAACCTATTTGAAGATTTAGACCTTACCTCTACTAAACTAGGTAGAACTGTAGAAGATAAAAATAGCCTAGTCTCTAAAATCTTTATTCATTTAGATGATATTAACTTTGACCTAACCAATACAGATAATGATGTACTAGGGGATGCTTACGAATACCTAATAGGACAGTTTGCTAGTGATGCAGGTAAAAAAGCAGGTGAATTTTACACACCACAAGCTGTTTCTACCTTATTAGCTAAAATTGTTACCCTCGATAATAAAACCCTTAAAAATGTTTATGACCCTACCTGTGGTAGTGGTTCATTACTACTGAGGGTAAAAAGAGAAGCCAAAAGTGTTGACCATATCTATGGCCAAGAACTTAATCGCACCACCTATAACTTAGCTCGTATGAATATGATTTTACATGATGTTCACTACAGCAACTTCGATATTAGGCAAGAAGATACCTTAGAAAAACCCCAACACCTCGATAAAAAATTCCAAGCTATTGTGGCTAATCCGCCCTTTTCTGCTCATTGGAGTGCTAACCCGCTTCATATGAACGACAACCGTTTTGGTCGCTATGGCAAACTTGCCCCACGTACCAAAGCGGATATGGCATTTGTACAACATATGTACTACCAGCTAGCAGAAGATGGCACCATGGCTGTAATATTACCCCACGGTATACTATTTAGAGGGGCAGCTGAAGGGCATATTCGCCAATACCTGATAGCACAACTTAACTGTATTGATGCGGTAATAGGCTTACCTGCCAATATCTTCTTTGGTACTAGCATTCCCACCTGTGTATTAGTGGTTAAAAAATGCCGTAAACAAGCAGACAATATTCTTTTTATAGATGCTAGCCAAGAGTTTGAAAAAGCAAAAACCCAAAATAAATTAAGGTTACAAGATATTAATAAGATTATTGAAGCTTACAAAGCCAGAAAAGACCAAGCAAAATATAGCTATGTGGCGAGCTTGCAAGAAATTAAAGACAACGACTACAACCTTAATATCCCGCGCTATGTAGATACCTTTGAAGAAGAAGCCCCTATAGATATTAATACCATTGCTAAACAATTGTCAGAAGTAGAACAGCAAGCTAAACAAACCGACCTGCAACTAGCAGGCTTTTGTGATGAGCTAGGTATCTTACCACCTTTTAGTGTAGGGAGTAGTAACTAA
- a CDS encoding helix-turn-helix transcriptional regulator, producing MCTENKRLIRLAEVMSLTGLSRASVYNYIKAGTFPIQAKFGKSSLWEYKEIQQWINQRLEERNSNSNNSY from the coding sequence ATGTGTACAGAAAACAAAAGACTAATTCGTTTAGCAGAAGTAATGAGCCTAACAGGCTTATCCAGAGCCAGTGTGTACAACTATATCAAAGCAGGTACTTTTCCAATACAAGCTAAGTTTGGTAAATCCTCATTATGGGAGTACAAAGAAATTCAACAGTGGATTAACCAGCGTTTAGAAGAACGTAATAGCAATTCCAATAATAGTTATTAA
- the pyk gene encoding pyruvate kinase yields MTNRRTKIVATLGPASTSPEMLEQLILAGIDVARLNFSHGTPEEHKARAALVRSLAKKHNRFVGLLGDLQGPKIRIAKFTDKKIELKEGDTFRFSVTHPRDAGTKEVVGIDYPDLVKDCKKGDELLLDDGRVVMQVEQVTKDELICKVLIGGPLSDNKGINRRGGGLTAPALTEKDKADIKLAAEMELEYIAVSFPRDASDMAYARQLKEEAGSSAWLIAKIERAEAVVDDEALDGLILASDGVMVARGDLGVEIGDAELVGIQKKIIQHARHNNKIVITATQMMESMINSPMPTRAEVSDVANAVLDYTDAVMLSAESAAGKYPLEAVKAMARICIGAEKSPIARKSNHRLGETFNRWDESIALAAIYTANHFPGVKAIISLTDSGYTPLIMSRIRSSIPIFALSPKAETQGRTTLIRGVQPIPFDPAALPEDKVSQAAVDELVKRGAVQDGDWVILTRGDSYTRRDGTNTMKIYRVGDLIV; encoded by the coding sequence ATGACTAACCGTCGCACTAAAATTGTTGCTACACTAGGCCCTGCCAGCACCTCTCCTGAAATGTTAGAACAACTTATATTAGCTGGAATTGATGTAGCACGTCTTAATTTCTCACATGGCACACCAGAAGAACACAAAGCCAGAGCAGCTTTAGTACGTAGCTTAGCCAAGAAACATAATCGCTTTGTAGGATTATTAGGTGACTTACAAGGCCCTAAAATTCGTATTGCTAAATTTACAGACAAAAAAATTGAGTTAAAAGAAGGTGATACTTTCCGTTTTTCAGTAACCCATCCAAGAGATGCAGGCACTAAAGAAGTGGTAGGTATCGATTACCCCGATTTAGTAAAAGACTGCAAAAAAGGCGATGAGCTTTTATTAGATGATGGCCGTGTCGTAATGCAAGTTGAGCAAGTCACTAAAGATGAATTAATTTGTAAAGTGTTAATTGGTGGCCCTTTATCAGATAATAAAGGAATTAATCGTCGTGGTGGCGGATTAACCGCACCTGCACTGACTGAAAAAGACAAAGCAGATATTAAACTAGCGGCTGAAATGGAGTTGGAATATATTGCCGTCTCATTCCCACGAGATGCCTCTGATATGGCTTATGCTCGCCAATTAAAAGAAGAAGCAGGTAGTTCTGCATGGTTAATTGCCAAAATAGAACGTGCTGAAGCAGTAGTCGATGATGAAGCTTTAGATGGCCTAATTCTAGCCAGTGATGGTGTAATGGTAGCACGTGGTGATCTTGGTGTTGAAATTGGTGACGCGGAATTAGTAGGTATCCAAAAGAAAATTATTCAGCATGCACGCCATAACAATAAAATTGTTATCACTGCTACGCAAATGATGGAATCGATGATTAACAGCCCAATGCCTACTCGTGCAGAAGTATCCGATGTGGCGAATGCTGTATTAGACTATACAGATGCTGTGATGCTATCTGCTGAAAGTGCAGCAGGTAAATACCCACTGGAAGCTGTGAAAGCAATGGCAAGAATTTGTATAGGCGCAGAAAAAAGTCCAATTGCAAGAAAATCAAATCATCGTTTAGGCGAAACCTTTAATCGTTGGGATGAAAGTATTGCCCTTGCAGCTATTTATACAGCGAATCACTTCCCTGGTGTTAAAGCAATTATTAGTTTAACAGATAGTGGTTATACACCATTAATTATGTCACGTATTCGTTCATCTATCCCTATTTTTGCCCTTTCACCAAAAGCAGAAACGCAAGGTAGAACCACTTTAATTAGAGGAGTACAACCTATTCCTTTCGATCCAGCAGCCTTGCCAGAAGATAAAGTAAGTCAAGCCGCTGTTGATGAGTTAGTAAAACGTGGCGCTGTACAAGATGGTGATTGGGTTATTTTAACAAGAGGTGACAGTTACACACGCCGTGATGGAACCAATACCATGAAAATTTATCGTGTAGGTGATTTAATCGTCTAA
- a CDS encoding type I restriction endonuclease subunit R codes for MELTRKAIKEHLNDHDWLLELEEYFSIIDEKIETSPDIAIEACKSLLEAIAKNILFRLSATYKDDTSIKLPTLFNNATQSLCEKNDETEKDFVKRINQLIHFIGEIRNDRGIICHGRVLPLEAKSTIALAKSIKSITDGIASYYIEHFCVIDLEYKDLIEYEDNEEFNNYLDEENPIENSKILYSKALYDYDYDAYYQELLDYQNEKQAESDTVEFESITTKIHTSELDIANKLEANIIIEKAKEHKEPVMTIQSEAELEQALIEKLQQGGYEYIPIRTEQQMLANLRKQLEIHNKLEAKPFTDNEFQQILTHLKKENTVFSRAEVLRGRYELYRDTGELTYITFLNTHDWCLNEFQIANQVSTTTRKARFDVTILLNGLPLVQIELKKAGIAIKEAFNQIKKYYRRHDFWSGTGLYGFVQLFIISNKVNTKYFAHNAKQPFEQTFVWTNELNEHISNLFDFADTFLKPCHLSKMITHYTVLHQSDKCLMILRPYQYYACEAIIKQVKETNNFAYIWHTTGSGKTLTSFKASQVITGMPTVEKVLFVVDRRDLDYKTAKEFNEYSPNSVDMTDNTHKLVNQLTDNNTKLIVTTIQKLRNAITHPRYLEEVSYLQDKKVVFIFDECHRSQFGLTHKKIKEFFKGAQMFGFTGTPIFRDNANTSQGIKQTTKDLFGECLHKYVIVDAIRDENVLRFAVEYIGKYSRKNTVNELDIPTEENDEQPIEQTKEVLENPARLTKIVDYILRIHDQKTQQRAFTALFATSSIDCVIKYYELFKERQQLLIEEYEAKGLRYKPLTIATVFSYTQNEEEKNLEQVNGLLDEEPLEVTGKINKTYKDKLDSFIADYNQLFNTKFAANDTQSFTNYYNDIAERIKSTELDLLLVVNMFLTGFDSKQLNTLYVDKNLKQHGLIQAFSRTNRILDANKTQGNIVCFRNLKKATDDAITLFSNKDAIETVLVDSYENYLAKYNTLVTKLLALVPTVESVDKLPDENAELNFVEIFRDMLRLKKVLSSFADFKVEDLSLSEQTFADYTSKYLDIYEKVKKTIEDPDTPASPLAEIDFETVLIHKDIINVAYIIELLQKIAKTKDQPTRQEQTDNIISMLAGEVSFRDKRGLIERFIKEQIPYLTEEQIPEAFKEYWQTEQEKALITICTEEQLDEQKVRQLIENYKLFDRFPRTHEIKACLDYTPKILERKAISDRICKRVSDFFDVFFKGMD; via the coding sequence ATGGAATTAACTCGTAAAGCTATAAAAGAACATTTAAATGATCATGATTGGTTATTGGAGCTAGAAGAATATTTTTCTATTATTGATGAAAAAATAGAAACTTCTCCTGATATAGCAATTGAAGCATGTAAGTCATTGTTAGAGGCTATTGCTAAAAATATTTTATTTAGACTTTCTGCTACTTATAAAGATGATACGTCTATAAAACTACCAACTTTATTTAATAATGCAACACAAAGTTTGTGTGAGAAAAATGATGAAACTGAAAAAGATTTCGTTAAAAGAATAAATCAGCTTATTCATTTTATAGGTGAGATTAGAAATGATAGAGGAATTATTTGTCATGGTCGTGTGCTCCCTTTAGAAGCTAAAAGCACAATAGCATTAGCAAAATCAATAAAATCTATTACAGATGGGATAGCTTCATATTATATAGAGCATTTTTGTGTTATAGATCTTGAATATAAAGATCTTATTGAATATGAAGACAATGAAGAGTTTAATAATTATCTTGATGAAGAAAATCCTATTGAAAATTCGAAAATTTTATATAGCAAGGCGTTATACGATTATGATTATGATGCTTATTATCAAGAATTATTAGATTATCAGAATGAGAAGCAGGCGGAATCTGATACTGTTGAGTTTGAATCAATTACTACCAAAATACATACATCAGAGCTAGATATAGCCAATAAGTTAGAAGCAAATATAATTATAGAAAAAGCGAAAGAACATAAGGAGCCAGTTATGACCATTCAAAGCGAAGCGGAACTTGAACAAGCCCTAATTGAAAAACTCCAACAAGGTGGCTATGAATATATTCCTATTCGCACTGAACAGCAGATGTTAGCTAATTTGCGTAAGCAATTAGAAATCCATAATAAACTGGAAGCAAAACCCTTTACCGATAATGAATTTCAACAAATCCTAACTCACCTAAAAAAAGAGAATACAGTTTTTAGTCGAGCAGAGGTTCTTAGGGGGCGCTATGAGCTATACCGAGATACAGGTGAGCTTACTTATATAACTTTTTTAAATACCCATGATTGGTGTTTAAATGAATTTCAAATAGCGAATCAAGTGTCTACAACAACTCGCAAAGCCCGTTTTGATGTCACTATTTTACTTAATGGTTTGCCTTTAGTGCAGATAGAGCTTAAAAAAGCAGGCATTGCCATTAAAGAAGCCTTTAATCAAATAAAAAAATATTATCGTCGTCATGATTTTTGGAGTGGTACAGGGTTATATGGTTTTGTGCAGTTATTTATTATCAGCAATAAAGTGAATACCAAATACTTCGCCCATAATGCCAAGCAACCTTTTGAGCAAACCTTTGTTTGGACAAATGAGCTAAATGAACATATCTCAAATTTATTTGATTTTGCTGATACCTTTTTAAAACCTTGTCACTTATCTAAGATGATTACCCATTACACCGTACTACATCAAAGTGACAAGTGTTTAATGATATTAAGACCTTATCAATACTATGCTTGTGAAGCCATTATTAAACAGGTTAAAGAAACCAATAACTTTGCTTATATTTGGCATACTACAGGGTCAGGTAAAACTCTCACTTCTTTTAAAGCAAGCCAAGTAATTACAGGCATGCCAACAGTAGAAAAAGTATTATTTGTAGTAGATCGCCGTGATCTGGATTATAAAACTGCCAAAGAATTTAATGAATATTCACCCAATAGCGTGGATATGACTGATAATACCCATAAATTAGTTAATCAATTAACAGATAACAATACCAAGCTAATAGTAACCACTATTCAAAAGCTAAGAAATGCCATTACTCACCCTCGCTATTTAGAAGAAGTCTCCTATTTACAAGATAAAAAAGTCGTCTTTATTTTTGATGAATGCCATCGTAGCCAATTTGGTTTAACACATAAAAAAATTAAAGAATTTTTTAAAGGGGCGCAAATGTTTGGTTTTACAGGCACCCCTATCTTTCGTGATAATGCCAACACCAGCCAAGGTATTAAACAAACCACCAAAGACTTATTTGGTGAATGCTTGCATAAATATGTGATAGTAGATGCTATTAGGGATGAAAATGTACTACGCTTTGCCGTGGAATATATTGGCAAATATAGCCGTAAAAATACCGTTAATGAACTAGATATACCCACCGAAGAAAACGACGAACAACCAATAGAACAAACTAAAGAAGTATTAGAAAACCCTGCACGACTCACTAAGATAGTGGATTATATTCTAAGGATACACGATCAAAAAACCCAACAAAGGGCTTTTACAGCTTTATTTGCAACTTCTAGTATAGACTGTGTTATTAAATACTATGAGCTATTTAAAGAGCGCCAACAACTACTAATAGAAGAATATGAAGCCAAGGGATTAAGATATAAGCCGCTAACCATTGCCACTGTCTTTAGTTATACCCAAAATGAAGAAGAAAAAAACCTAGAACAAGTGAATGGTTTGTTGGATGAAGAACCTTTGGAAGTAACAGGTAAGATCAACAAAACCTACAAAGATAAGTTAGATAGTTTTATAGCAGATTATAACCAGCTTTTTAATACCAAGTTTGCAGCCAATGATACCCAATCCTTTACTAACTACTATAACGATATTGCAGAACGCATAAAAAGCACAGAGCTAGATTTACTATTAGTAGTTAATATGTTTTTAACGGGCTTTGATAGTAAACAGCTCAATACCCTTTATGTGGACAAAAACCTAAAACAACATGGGCTTATTCAAGCTTTTTCACGTACCAATCGAATTTTAGATGCCAATAAAACCCAAGGTAATATTGTCTGCTTTAGAAATCTCAAAAAAGCCACTGATGATGCTATCACTTTATTTTCTAACAAAGATGCCATAGAAACCGTATTAGTAGACTCTTATGAAAATTACTTAGCAAAATACAATACTCTGGTAACTAAACTATTAGCATTAGTGCCTACGGTGGAAAGTGTTGATAAATTACCCGATGAAAATGCTGAACTAAACTTTGTTGAAATTTTTAGAGATATGCTTAGGCTTAAAAAAGTATTAAGTAGCTTTGCTGATTTTAAAGTAGAAGATCTAAGTTTATCTGAACAAACCTTTGCTGATTATACCAGTAAATACTTGGATATTTATGAGAAAGTTAAGAAAACCATAGAAGACCCAGATACCCCTGCTAGTCCCTTAGCTGAGATAGACTTTGAAACAGTCCTTATTCATAAAGATATTATTAATGTAGCCTATATTATTGAGTTACTCCAAAAAATTGCTAAGACAAAAGATCAACCAACACGCCAAGAGCAAACAGACAATATAATCAGTATGCTGGCGGGTGAAGTGAGCTTTAGAGATAAACGTGGACTGATAGAACGTTTTATTAAAGAACAAATACCTTACTTAACTGAAGAACAAATACCAGAGGCTTTTAAAGAATATTGGCAAACTGAACAAGAGAAAGCACTTATTACTATTTGTACTGAAGAACAGTTGGATGAACAAAAAGTAAGACAACTAATAGAAAACTACAAACTATTTGATCGCTTCCCACGAACACACGAGATTAAAGCGTGTTTAGACTATACCCCTAAAATACTTGAGCGAAAGGCTATTAGTGATCGTATTTGTAAAAGAGTATCAGATTTCTTTGATGTGTTTTTTAAAGGAATGGATTAG
- a CDS encoding restriction endonuclease subunit S: MLVPKLRFKEFGSSLLSNKIEDLAKITTGNKDTQDKDDRGRYPFYVRSQNIEKINSYSFDGEAILTAGDGVGVGKIYHYINGKFDFHQRVYCIYNFDKKILGKYLYYYFSEKFYNRVIRISAKNSVDSVRKDMIAKMVVTYPHSLLEQTKIAVFLTTLDTRINQQEKQCQLLEQYKRNIMQQIFSQQLRFKDDNGREFPEWESKILNDIGKSFNGLVGKSSNDFGKGSKYITYKQVFDNNKINLDLCSLVTVDDEQNSVQFGDIFFTISSETPNEIAYSSVLLSYPQEKVYLNSFCFGFRVNSFKILSPYFACYLFRSSFFRETILKLAQGSTRFNISKTSFLNTSILLPCEKEQTKIAKFLTAIDEKINLVKAQLEQLNTYKKGLLQQLFI, from the coding sequence ATGTTAGTGCCAAAGCTAAGATTCAAAGAGTTTGGTAGTTCTCTTTTGTCAAATAAAATAGAAGATCTTGCCAAAATAACCACAGGCAATAAAGATACACAAGATAAAGATGATAGGGGGAGATATCCTTTTTATGTTAGATCTCAAAATATCGAAAAAATAAATAGTTATTCTTTTGATGGGGAGGCTATTCTTACAGCAGGAGATGGTGTTGGAGTAGGAAAAATTTATCATTATATTAATGGTAAGTTTGATTTTCACCAGCGAGTTTATTGTATATATAACTTTGATAAAAAAATATTAGGTAAATATTTATATTATTATTTTTCAGAAAAATTTTACAATAGAGTAATAAGAATATCAGCAAAGAATTCTGTTGATTCAGTTAGAAAGGATATGATTGCAAAAATGGTAGTAACATATCCTCATAGTTTATTAGAACAAACTAAAATAGCTGTTTTTTTAACCACCCTAGATACCCGTATTAATCAGCAAGAAAAACAATGCCAACTACTAGAGCAGTATAAAAGGAACATTATGCAACAAATCTTTAGTCAGCAACTACGCTTTAAAGATGATAATGGAAGAGAATTTCCTGAGTGGGAAAGTAAAATATTAAATGATATTGGTAAATCTTTTAATGGATTAGTAGGTAAATCATCAAATGATTTTGGTAAAGGTTCAAAATATATTACATACAAACAAGTTTTTGATAATAATAAAATAAACTTAGATTTGTGCTCTTTAGTTACAGTAGATGATGAACAAAACTCTGTACAATTTGGTGATATTTTTTTCACTATTTCGTCAGAAACTCCAAATGAAATAGCATATAGTTCTGTTTTGCTTTCATATCCACAAGAAAAAGTTTATTTAAATAGTTTTTGCTTTGGTTTTAGAGTTAATTCTTTCAAGATCCTTAGCCCCTATTTTGCCTGTTATTTATTTAGGAGTAGTTTTTTTAGAGAAACAATACTTAAACTAGCTCAAGGTAGTACAAGATTCAATATATCAAAAACTTCATTTTTAAATACATCTATCTTGTTACCTTGTGAAAAAGAACAAACCAAAATAGCCAAATTTCTAACAGCCATAGACGAGAAAATAAACCTAGTTAAAGCCCAGTTAGAACAGCTTAATACGTATAAAAAAGGTTTACTGCAGCAGTTATTTATTTAG
- a CDS encoding universal stress protein: MQLKKFLVVVDAKHGRQPALKRAAWLAKQASATLDLLLVEYDSSFDGFHLFGGNKEENEGKASLLENKKEWLDVLAQPLRDEGLTVTTTVRWNKLPYKEVISYANETKPDIVFKSAYSENMLKRLFITNNSWQLIRNCTYPLWLVQHGDWEGNKLCTALDPLHVSDKPAYLDNELITISKELSNILKMPANYLHSYAAMPRPQLFGGEQSRAYDQYLKDFVKEHTDAFENLLSHYPEVSKDQQFLLEGFAEEVIPNFVKEKQVGLMIMGAVARGSLDNLLIGHTAERVLEAIECDLLVVHPQVNGGKTEI; this comes from the coding sequence ATGCAACTTAAAAAATTTCTTGTCGTAGTTGACGCTAAACACGGCAGACAACCCGCGTTAAAAAGAGCAGCTTGGCTTGCTAAACAAGCATCTGCCACATTAGATCTTCTGTTAGTTGAATACGATTCGTCTTTTGATGGCTTCCATTTGTTTGGTGGAAATAAAGAAGAAAATGAAGGTAAAGCATCCTTACTAGAAAATAAAAAAGAGTGGCTTGATGTGTTAGCACAACCACTTAGAGATGAAGGTCTTACTGTTACTACAACCGTACGCTGGAACAAACTTCCTTATAAAGAAGTAATATCTTATGCCAATGAGACTAAGCCTGATATTGTGTTTAAGAGTGCTTACTCAGAAAACATGTTAAAACGTTTATTTATTACTAATAATTCATGGCAATTAATTCGTAATTGTACTTATCCATTATGGTTAGTACAGCATGGTGATTGGGAGGGTAATAAATTATGTACCGCTCTGGATCCTTTGCATGTATCAGATAAACCAGCTTATTTAGATAATGAGTTAATTACTATCTCTAAAGAGCTTTCAAATATTCTTAAAATGCCAGCTAATTACTTACATAGTTATGCAGCTATGCCTCGTCCACAACTATTTGGTGGTGAACAATCAAGAGCCTATGACCAGTATTTAAAAGATTTTGTTAAAGAACATACAGATGCTTTTGAGAATTTACTTAGTCACTATCCAGAAGTTTCTAAAGATCAACAATTCTTGTTAGAAGGTTTTGCTGAAGAAGTTATTCCTAACTTTGTAAAAGAAAAACAAGTAGGTCTAATGATTATGGGAGCAGTTGCTCGTGGCAGTTTAGATAACTTGTTGATTGGCCACACAGCGGAGCGTGTACTAGAAGCTATAGAATGTGACTTATTAGTAGTGCATCCACAAGTAAATGGCGGTAAAACGGAAATATAA